A DNA window from Ornithodoros turicata isolate Travis chromosome 10, ASM3712646v1, whole genome shotgun sequence contains the following coding sequences:
- the LOC135371137 gene encoding scoloptoxin SSD14-like isoform X2: MSETDYTPVPTFESPDGRKGFAHINATHFTKRDCIIVLVVVAIAVIAIIVTLSLGLPVINEKRAQYFNITFSASSSPLRTFQKSAVIADAEPCAPIGSNILQIGGSAVDAAIAMLLCDGAANPQSMGIGGGLFMTVYINGSDAVEVIDGREAAPQDATADMFLGNSSLLHSGPLSVAVPGELKAYWTAHQKYGKLNWSSLIDPTVHLCRNGFPVGYHLAATLKDLRQEVLNEPTLRELFYNNNTQDIYKEGEYMRRPVLADTLEEIAKKGADEFYSGEIGRKFVEDVRRLGGLITEEDLKAYKVKVKAATKSTVSGGLKLYSVPPPGSGAVLSMILNIMDGYNYTSASEDLSIDDTTLMYHRFVEALKFSFAKRSYLGDEDFVNVSSHVADMLSRQYADSIREQKISDKETHEPEYYGPDGFNAENKGTAQVSVLAPNGDAVSATSTVNAYFGALLRSTSTGIILNNGMDDFSVENATNRFGVHWSPSNLIAPGKRPMSSMCPAILLDADGKVKIVYGGAGGTRITSAAALILFRNLYLKENIKQAIDGLRLHHQLFPNEIYYEKGFPRVLLDSLRDIGHRLKEEVEHSSFQGIVRLADGTVTANMDNRKRGSVEGV, translated from the exons CACTCACTTTACAAAGAGAGACTGCATCATCGTACTGGTGGTGGTAGCTATTGCCGTCATTGCAATCATTGTCACATTGTCCCTTGGCCTGCCGGTCATCAATGAGAAACGGGCACAGTACTTCAACATCACCTTCTctgcatcatcatcacctctCAGGACGTTCCAGAAATCAGCCGTCATTGCTGACGCAGAGCCCTGTGCTCCTATTGGCAG CAATATTCTTCAAATCGGAGGATCAGCAGTGGATGCAGCGATTGCAATGTTACTATGTGACGGTGCAGCTAATCCCCAGAGTATGGGCATCGGTGGTGGGCTCTTCATGACTGTGTACATTAA TGGGTCGGATGCAGTGGAAGTTATAGATGGACGAGAGGCTGCACCACAGGATGCCACAGCGGATATGTTTCTTGGCAACAGCTCACTGCTTCATTCAG GGCCATTGTCAGTTGCAGTCCCTGGGGAATTGAAAGCATACTGGACAGCTCATCAGAAGTATGGCAAACTGAATTGGTCATCGCTAATAGACCCTACAGTTCACCTGTGCCGTAATGGATTTCCTGTTGGATATCATTTGGCTGCCACTTTGAAGGATTTGAGACAGGAAGTTCTCAATGAACCCACTCTTCG GGAGCTGTTCTATAATAACAACACTCAAGACATTTATAAGGAAGGCGAATACATGAGACGCCCAGTCCTGGCTGATACACTAGAAGAAATTGCGAAGAAGGGAGCGGATGAGTTCTACAGCGGGGAGATAGGTCGAAAGTTCGTGGAAGACGTAAGACGTTTAG GCGGGCTGATCACAGAAGAGGACTTGAAGGCGTACAAAGTCAAAGTGAAGGCAGCCACTAAGTCTACTGTTTCTGGAGGTCTGAAGCTGTACAGTGTACCACCTCCAGGAAGTGGAGCAGTACTTTCCATGATCCTTAACATCATGGATGGCTACAACTACACCAGTGCCAGCGAGGACCTTAGCATTGACGATACAACACTGATGTACCACAGATTTGTAGAGGCTCTCAAATTTTCTTTCGCAAAGCGCAGCTACCTCGGCGACGAGGACTTCGTCAATGTTTCAAGT CATGTTGCGGACATGCTATCCAGACAGTATGCCGACTCTATTCGCGAGCAGAAAATATCTGACAAGGAGACACATGAACCTGAGTACTACGGTCCAGATGGGTTCAACGCTGAAAACAAAGGAACAGCCCAAGTCTCAGTGCTGGCACCAAATGGCGACGCTGTTTCTGCAACGAGCACCGTAAATGCATA TTTTGGTGCACTGTTGAGGTCCACATCCACTGGTATTATTCTAAATAATGGCATGGATGACTTTTCTGTTGAAAATGCTACGAATCGGTTTGGCGTCCACTGGTCCCCGTCCAATCTGATTGCGCCGGGAAAGCGACCAATGTCATCTATGTGTCCAGCGATCTTACTTGATGCAGACGGTAAAGTCAAAATTGTGTACGGCGGTGCTGGTGGTACAAGGATCACATCAGCTGCGGCTCTT ATACTGTTCAGAAATTTATACTTGAAGGAGAACATAAAGCAGGCGATCGATGGCCTTCGCTTGCACCACCAGCTCTTTCCCAATGAAATTTACTACGAGAAAGGCTTCCCTCGG GTGCTGCTAGACTCCCTACGAGATATTGGACACAGACTCAAGGAAGAAGTGGAACATTCCTCTTTCCAGGGCATCGTGCGGCTAGCAGACGGCACCGTAACAGCGAACATGGACAACAGAAAACGAGGCAGCGTGGAAGGGGTTTAA
- the LOC135371144 gene encoding uncharacterized protein LOC135371144 isoform X3, with protein sequence MAMEKRKLTDPLLKMTPVVVLQRLPTGLDVRSSWRKLPASEQLIAQSSCTSIPMSLPFYRRRQQATASLPEEQSVVTQTKKVQKATRRTKSSSCSIPAKKPAKEHVVKEHPVATQGSENGIAAAEKTTNSNVQEESNVCDIVLQDRSSLRNIDNEETTSTKDSVPSPVDTLVLTEHSGRTSASGSDTEIDESAAYDTSLSHDSNDTIAVTVPADLLTDLETDTDVESRNTAPDADSSLCHSQESSQSEVLSDSEKHGIVEEQTLHSSDIGKKSCATNADPVCSDEETESDTRMKDSITCRNLRVDFSSPEPAPTALLTARRKQISAEDEIDAFTANIIETMLDVHPSSLPTFVEEYFHHFKVCLEVLRSMQEADKNLYARVLCRKRDPLRRIFQLFKEMRHLVDYTPLESVLALERQFSNFLTAAEVSEACGAEWRAYLNSSSEHFSRKLNEVEAQRNAVADCPQAQSRECRGAIPSSAAGSMSSVTPLTSARQIPQSTAQPRCDSSTLHRAGSNVTTHDWTGVPTCIAVLMAATGVSYWVCVMCKMHAEQN encoded by the exons AT GGCTATGGAGAAACGGAAGTTGACCGATCCCCTTTTGAAAATGACGCCCGTAGTTGTTCTACAGCGACTGCCTACTGGCTTGGATGTGAGGTCCAGTTGGCGAAAATTACCCGCCAGTGAACAGCTGATAGCCCAAAGCAGTTGCACGTCGATTCCTATGTCACTCCCATTCTATAGGCGGAGGCAACAAGCAACAGCTAGTCTACCCGAAGAACAAAGTGTCGTTACTCAAACGAAAAAAGTGCAGAAAGCTACACGTCGAACAAAGAGTTCATCATGCTCAATTCCAGCAAAGAAGCCTGCAAAGGAGCATGTGGTGAAAGAGCACCCTGTTGCTACGCAAGGCAGTGAAAATGGCATAGCCGCAGCTGAGAAAACAACAAACTCAAACGTTCAAGAAGAATCAAATGTGTGTGATATAGTACTGCAAGACAGATCTAGCTTGAGGAACATTGACAACGAAGAGACTACTTCCACAAAAGATTCTGTGCCATCACCCGTGGACACATTAGTGTTAACGGAACATAGTGGACGTACGTCTGCAAGTGGTTCCGACACGGAGATTGATGAAAGTGCCGCGTATGACACATCGTTATCGCATGATTCTAACGACACAATTGCAGTGACGGTGCCTGCAGACCTGCTTACGGATTTGGAGACTGATACGGATGTAGAATCCAGAAATACGGCTCCTGACGCGGACAGCAGTCTGTGTCATTCTCAAGAAAGCTCCCAAAGCGAAGTATTGTCTGACAGTGAAAAGCACGGGATTGTAGAGGAGCAGACGTTGCATTCTAGTGATATTGGCAAGAAGAGCTGTGCAACGAATGCGGACCCTgtgtgttctgacgaagaaaCGGAGAGTGACACCAGAATGAAAGACTCAATAACATGTCGTAATCTCCGTGTGGATTTCTCGTCTCCCGAGCCAGCGCCCACGGCCCTCCTGACGGCTCGCAGAAAGCAGATATCTGCTGAAGATGAAATTGATGCGTTCACTGCGAACATAATTGAAACTATGCTGGATGTTCACCCGAGCTCTCTTCCAACCTTTGTAGAGGAGTACTTCCACCATTTCAAAGTTTGCCTCGAAGTTTTGAGATCGATGCAAGAAGCCGACAAGAATCTGTACGCCAGGGTGCTGTGCAGGAAAAGGGATCCGTTGAGGAGGATTTTCCAGCTTTTTAAAGAGATGCGACACCTCGTGGATTACACCCCGCTGGAGAGTGTTTTGGCGCTTGAACGGCAGTTTTCGAACTTCTTGACCGCAGCGGAAGTTTCTGAAGCGTGCGGAGCGGAATGGCGGGCCTACCTGAACAGTTCTTCGGAACATTTCAGTCGGAAGCTCAACGAAGTGGAAGCTCAACGAAATGCGGT GGCGGACTGCCCCCAAGCGCAAAGTCGCGAATGTCGAGGAGCAATCCCATCTTCTGCAGCCGGAAGCATGAGCAGTGTCACACCTCTCACAAGTGCAAGACAGATTCCACAAAGTACAGCACAGCCACGATGTGATTCCTCAACTTTACATAGAGCAG
- the LOC135371137 gene encoding scoloptoxin SSD14-like isoform X1 encodes MGGKVGEKSQLVQRRPSNTYGSIKEDPDASKTPSSSPGTHFTKRDCIIVLVVVAIAVIAIIVTLSLGLPVINEKRAQYFNITFSASSSPLRTFQKSAVIADAEPCAPIGSNILQIGGSAVDAAIAMLLCDGAANPQSMGIGGGLFMTVYINGSDAVEVIDGREAAPQDATADMFLGNSSLLHSGPLSVAVPGELKAYWTAHQKYGKLNWSSLIDPTVHLCRNGFPVGYHLAATLKDLRQEVLNEPTLRELFYNNNTQDIYKEGEYMRRPVLADTLEEIAKKGADEFYSGEIGRKFVEDVRRLGGLITEEDLKAYKVKVKAATKSTVSGGLKLYSVPPPGSGAVLSMILNIMDGYNYTSASEDLSIDDTTLMYHRFVEALKFSFAKRSYLGDEDFVNVSSHVADMLSRQYADSIREQKISDKETHEPEYYGPDGFNAENKGTAQVSVLAPNGDAVSATSTVNAYFGALLRSTSTGIILNNGMDDFSVENATNRFGVHWSPSNLIAPGKRPMSSMCPAILLDADGKVKIVYGGAGGTRITSAAALILFRNLYLKENIKQAIDGLRLHHQLFPNEIYYEKGFPRVLLDSLRDIGHRLKEEVEHSSFQGIVRLADGTVTANMDNRKRGSVEGV; translated from the exons ATGGGTGGCAAAGTGGGTGAAAAGTCTCAGCTCGTACAGCGACGTCCTTCCAACACATACGGTTCCATCAAGGAAGATCCAGATGCTTCAAAGACGCCGTCATCTTCGCCCGG CACTCACTTTACAAAGAGAGACTGCATCATCGTACTGGTGGTGGTAGCTATTGCCGTCATTGCAATCATTGTCACATTGTCCCTTGGCCTGCCGGTCATCAATGAGAAACGGGCACAGTACTTCAACATCACCTTCTctgcatcatcatcacctctCAGGACGTTCCAGAAATCAGCCGTCATTGCTGACGCAGAGCCCTGTGCTCCTATTGGCAG CAATATTCTTCAAATCGGAGGATCAGCAGTGGATGCAGCGATTGCAATGTTACTATGTGACGGTGCAGCTAATCCCCAGAGTATGGGCATCGGTGGTGGGCTCTTCATGACTGTGTACATTAA TGGGTCGGATGCAGTGGAAGTTATAGATGGACGAGAGGCTGCACCACAGGATGCCACAGCGGATATGTTTCTTGGCAACAGCTCACTGCTTCATTCAG GGCCATTGTCAGTTGCAGTCCCTGGGGAATTGAAAGCATACTGGACAGCTCATCAGAAGTATGGCAAACTGAATTGGTCATCGCTAATAGACCCTACAGTTCACCTGTGCCGTAATGGATTTCCTGTTGGATATCATTTGGCTGCCACTTTGAAGGATTTGAGACAGGAAGTTCTCAATGAACCCACTCTTCG GGAGCTGTTCTATAATAACAACACTCAAGACATTTATAAGGAAGGCGAATACATGAGACGCCCAGTCCTGGCTGATACACTAGAAGAAATTGCGAAGAAGGGAGCGGATGAGTTCTACAGCGGGGAGATAGGTCGAAAGTTCGTGGAAGACGTAAGACGTTTAG GCGGGCTGATCACAGAAGAGGACTTGAAGGCGTACAAAGTCAAAGTGAAGGCAGCCACTAAGTCTACTGTTTCTGGAGGTCTGAAGCTGTACAGTGTACCACCTCCAGGAAGTGGAGCAGTACTTTCCATGATCCTTAACATCATGGATGGCTACAACTACACCAGTGCCAGCGAGGACCTTAGCATTGACGATACAACACTGATGTACCACAGATTTGTAGAGGCTCTCAAATTTTCTTTCGCAAAGCGCAGCTACCTCGGCGACGAGGACTTCGTCAATGTTTCAAGT CATGTTGCGGACATGCTATCCAGACAGTATGCCGACTCTATTCGCGAGCAGAAAATATCTGACAAGGAGACACATGAACCTGAGTACTACGGTCCAGATGGGTTCAACGCTGAAAACAAAGGAACAGCCCAAGTCTCAGTGCTGGCACCAAATGGCGACGCTGTTTCTGCAACGAGCACCGTAAATGCATA TTTTGGTGCACTGTTGAGGTCCACATCCACTGGTATTATTCTAAATAATGGCATGGATGACTTTTCTGTTGAAAATGCTACGAATCGGTTTGGCGTCCACTGGTCCCCGTCCAATCTGATTGCGCCGGGAAAGCGACCAATGTCATCTATGTGTCCAGCGATCTTACTTGATGCAGACGGTAAAGTCAAAATTGTGTACGGCGGTGCTGGTGGTACAAGGATCACATCAGCTGCGGCTCTT ATACTGTTCAGAAATTTATACTTGAAGGAGAACATAAAGCAGGCGATCGATGGCCTTCGCTTGCACCACCAGCTCTTTCCCAATGAAATTTACTACGAGAAAGGCTTCCCTCGG GTGCTGCTAGACTCCCTACGAGATATTGGACACAGACTCAAGGAAGAAGTGGAACATTCCTCTTTCCAGGGCATCGTGCGGCTAGCAGACGGCACCGTAACAGCGAACATGGACAACAGAAAACGAGGCAGCGTGGAAGGGGTTTAA